The Zootoca vivipara chromosome 16, rZooViv1.1, whole genome shotgun sequence genome has a segment encoding these proteins:
- the LOC118075386 gene encoding uncharacterized protein LOC118075386 isoform X2 yields the protein MGSWCPAARLLLLGFLAPGVCFQFVPITDQVSMQCLGSLARLRLSSAYFLNKYVSFAAIDQFGRLWPIDEVQSTKCGYTISQDVWGNIELRASLLGCYTLMNDQHFTLNIQIKAATDPEMQHAVVLNIPVSCSYGPWQPREIVCEANYMEVSVRRNVPPIPDGFLQDQPAGPPEDWAAAFPEAVAGASSIWQIVFHMDARRKAMRVEEAHAAGYGVNTTDTRIVLRAPYNATEAQKVEVNGIPFSSVRSSTYYKQRWMLLMVDTAVTCPIDGVHYSKETITWTIPKSIPPLLVGAGIVKELQVSMGVNLEKLSAQDIRSRGYSLASDKDAIVVKMPIGAPGGNYKTYVIDGKPMITYKITPYVEHLWEDDKRGITKHTILKDISTPLQPVPVIVTDYTNASLQLFNATVGTFLPDVVLVSIAVDGSGPLPLPEAEKKGYKIYEAKYSNGSRGYVVQVPFDAPGVGREYVPDNIRNYTTNPILGFSVIPQGDTFDVPVPLTALVQDAVLPQAEGFCDDKALYLVVKRGNVDQDWLPFAGDDLLTREKAQALGYTLLDNGTHLALRVPRQTAHVRYEEIDSFGILVTFQLQLKDYRLAEMIDFAVSCSFSTEDLIDCLANGTMRISALKLVGTPDLVPSGLVLRDRRCRPVSVTEEGATFIFNVTSCGTTRKFEGATMSYENEVLYFLTGQAAPIYQLKCACRYFIGDTLLFQYSPIEAPLPSILPGLGVLVLALKLARGQNRS from the exons ATTGCTGCTTCTTGGCTTTCTGGCTCCTGGAGTGTGCTTTCAATTTGTTCCTATAACAG ATCAGGTTAGCATGCAATGTCTAGGCAGCCTTGCCCGACTCCGGTTGAGTTCAGCCTATTTCCTAAACAAGTACGTCAGCTTTGCTGCCATTG ACCAGTTTGGCAGGCTCTGGCCTATAGACGAGGTCCAGTCAACAAAATGTGGATACACCATTTCCCAAGACGTTTGGGGGAATATTGAGCTCCGTGCCTCGCTGCTTGGCTGTTACACTCTGATG AATGATCAGCACTTCACTTTGAACATCCAGATAAAGGCAGCGACAGACCCTGAGATGCAGCATGCGGTCGTGCTTAACATTCCAGTGAGCTGCTCCTATGGCCCATGGCAGCCTCGAGAAATAGTCTGCGAGGCAAACTATATGGAG GTCTCCGTAAGAAGGAACGTACCACCAATCCCAGATGGCTTTCTTCAAGATCAACCTGCAGGTCCACCTGAGGACTGGGCTGCTGCCTTCCCAGAG GCTGTAGCAGGGGCCTCCTCCATCTGGCAAATCGTCTTTCACATGGACGCTAGGAGGAAGGCCATGCGAGTGGAAGAAGCTCATGCTGCTGGCTATGGAGTCAACACCACAGACACAAGGATCGTGCTCAGGGCTCCCTACAATGCCACTGAGGCTCAGAAAGTGGAG gTCAATGGGATTCCCTTCTCCTCTGTGAGGTCCAGCACCTACTACAAGCAGCGCTGGATGCTCCTAATGGTGGACACAGCAGTGACCTGCCCTATAG ATGGTGTGCACTACTCAAAGGAAACAATTACCTGGACTATTCCCAAGAGCATCCCTCCTCTCCTGGTTGGAGCTGGCATTGTCAAGGAGCTGCAAGTGAGCATGGGAGTCAACCTGGAGAAACTGTCTGCGCAAGACATCAGAAGTCGGGGATACTCACTGGCTAGTGACAAGGATGCTATTGTAGTAAAGATGCCCATTGGTGCACCGGGTGGAAACTACAAG ACCTATGTGATTGATGGGAAACCAATGATTACCTACAAAATCACCCCTTATGTAGAGCATCTGTGGGAAGATGACAAGAGGGGTATTACGAAACATACCATCCTGAAGGATATTAGCACCCCTCTGCAACCTGTGCCGGTCATAGTTACAGATT ATACAAATGCCAGCCTCCAGCTCTTCAATGCAACCGTTGGCACCTTCCTGCCAGATGTAGTGCTGGTCAGTATTGCTGTGGATGGTTCAGGGCCCTTGCCACTACCTGAGGCTGAGAAGAAGGGCTATAAGATCTATGAAGCCAAGTATTCCAATGGAAGTCGGGGCTACGTGGTTCAAGTCCCCTTTGATGCccctggagttggaagggag TATGTACCAGATAACATCAGAAACTACACTACAAACCCCATATTGGGATTCAGTGTGATTCCTCAGGGAGACACCTTTGATGTCCCCGTTCCTCTGACAGCCCTAGTCCAGGATGCAG tgctgcccCAGGCTGAGGGATTCTGTGATGACAAAGCCCTCTACCTGGTGGTGAAACGAGGCAACGTGGACCAGGACTGGCTTCCCTTTGCGGGGGATGATCTTTTGACTCGGGAGAAGGCACAGGCACTCGGCTATACTTTGCTGGACAATGGGACCCACTTGGCCTTAAGGGTGCCCAGGCAGACTGCCCACGTGCGCTATGAG GAAATAGATTCTTTTGGGATTTTGGTCACCTTCCAGTTGCAGCTGAAGGACTATCGTCTTGCTGAAATGATAGACTTTGCCGTTTCCTGCAGCTTCTCTACAGAAGACCTCATTG ATTGCCTGGCTAATGGCACAATGAGGATCTCTGCCTTGAAGCTGGTTGGCACCCCAGATCTGGTGCCTTCTGGCCTAGTGCTGAGAGACAGGCGCTGCAGGCCAGTTTCGGTGACAGAGGAAGGAGCAACGTTCATCTTCAACGTAACCTCTTGTGGGACAACTCGCAAG TTTGAAGGTGCCACCATGTCCTATGAAAACGAAGTCCTCTATTTTCTCACAGGCCAAGCAGCACCTATCTATCA GTTGAAATGTGCTTGCCGGTACTTTATTGGTGATACCCTGTTGTTCCAGTACAGCCCAATAGAAGCCCCATTGCCAAGCATCCTGCCTGGGCTGGGGGTGCTGGTGCTTGCCCTTAAGCTGGCCAGAG